In the Diospyros lotus cultivar Yz01 chromosome 13, ASM1463336v1, whole genome shotgun sequence genome, AAAGCTACCCACATAATGTAGCTAGCTTCATTCACAAGAAGCTACCTACATAatcaataaacacacacacacacacacacatatatgacAGCCTTTTAAATACACGTCATTGTCATATACGCCAGCCAcgcaaataaattttcaatggagTATTTTGTAAGAATCGACGCAATTGGATGGAGATCTCCATTATCTATATATcaacaagaaattaattagatgATGATTTTAAAGCAAATATCAAACTTTATGTGATTGATATTCTTTCAATCAATTAAATCCAAAATGCTCAACAATATTGGGTTTGTAACATAGATCTTaaaccccatatatatatagaagtacaaactggaaattaaactcaaaattaatcaaataattaatgcGTTGAAACGTAAAAGTAGCTAGAACCAACAACAGTCATAATGATTCATctgcttatttttcttcttcctccttgacTTCTCCCAGATTAAGAGTTCACTTTGAACCGCTCAAGCTTATCCGATAACTCTTCCACCGGTTGGTAGATGCTTTGAGTTCGGATATTCACATCATCAATCTCCTCAGAAACGgccagaatatatatatatatatatataaatgttattgatacgttattatatatattttaaattatataataatattaaaatatctaaaatatcccTCACTCAATGCAGTAATTTAAAACGGTGAAGCAACGTGAAGTAATAAGAGGTATAACTAAAAAATTCCTCACTCAAATAATAAGGCACTAAGGTGCAGTTGGGCGAGGCAATAAGACGTGagagtatttttatcatttgtgaTGATGTACataatgatataattataatatgatccatatatatatatatattaaagcaAATATCAAACTTTATGGTTTAAGATCTATGTTACAGACCCATATAGgaaattaaactcaaaattaattaaagaattaatgcGTTGAAACGTAAAAGTGGCTAAAACCAACAACATTAATTCATGATGATTCATctgcttttttttcttcttcctccttgacTTCTCCCAGATCAAGAGTCTTCACTTTGAACCGCTCAAGCTTATCCGATAACTCTTCCACCGATTTGTAGATGCTTCGAGTTGGGATATTCAGATCATCATCAAACTCCTCAGAAATGGCCGGAAGAACATCATCTCCTTCGTGAAACCTCTCCGGAATCTTCTCGTACAGCTCGGAGATGGCTTTCACTTGGGATTGCCGCAGCCTCTGAACTATGAACTTTTCAAGCCTCTCCTCTCGTTCAATCTCGCCAAAGAATTTTCTCAGCAATAACTCGCGGCTCCTGGTGTTGAGCTCGTCCATGCATTCGACGAGGATCAAGAGCAGCTCGTCCACCGCCTCTTTCTCGCCTTTTGGGGTCTTCCCCGTCGCCGGCGACAGGTGAAATCTCCCCTTCGGCGCCTCCAAACTTGAACCTGCGGCAGATACAGTGTTTTGCGTCGATTCTAGAAACTGGGCGTAGTACTCCGGCGGCTCAGCGTCGTAGACTATGTCGCGAGTACCCCCACCCGATCCAGAATTACTCGCTTCGTCGCCGGTCACGCCCTTTGGCCTCGATGGTTTCGGAAGCTCCAGCGTTCCGGGTTGATGATACTCTTGATCTGATCCTTTTTCGGGCGACTGATCATCCGGATCGTAGCTTAGTTTTGGTCTGGTGGGTTGAGGAAATTGGTGGAGCTCGGATCCGCGGCGAGGATCAACAGTCATGGTTTTGGGTTTGAGATTGAAATGAGGGGAAAAGTTTTGACGTGGAGCAGGAGAAAATTTGTGACCTGTGAAAGGAGTCATTAGGCTAtggatatatttatatagaatgaAAGGAAGAGCTTGAAGTTGAAGGAGATAAAAGGGTTGACTAATCAATGTTCCAACGTTGAATGAATGAACCAAACTCTGGAAGGAGAATAGTCAAACTTCAACTACGTAAGAACCTGATTTACTTGGCATGGAAGAAATTGCCGAGTCTCGGATCAAAGCACCATAGTAACCCAATTAAAGGAACTTTCTTGGAACTATCATGATGTATGTTAGTTTTGCCTCTAATCAGATTCAACGGGGAGCtgataaaaatatgaatgaatgataggctccatatatataattatttggcATGGCTACTGTCACAGCGTGTGACCTATACAATTATCTATACTtgaggaatatatatataatttctacTGGACTGAGCCATCAAGGCTTCAACCTGAGCTTCAATATTAATTCCAATTGCAAGTATGATGAAacattgatttattaatttatttaatagagaaggaaaattctataataTCTATTCATATCGATAtatcatataaaaagtatataatataaagaatgtattacataataaatatataatatttttatttatataataaattcttCGTATTTTACATCATACTAgctcattatatatattatacaaagtCCCACATTGCCCAAATATAGCATAAAATTTAACTCGCCCCTGATGGCCAAAGTATATTTATTGAAGGTTATTAGTAAATcctgaaaaattatatttttacagggaaatgtttctcttttcttgtattttcaatCAATTGATTATTGCATGGACGAGCTCAACCTTCAATAAATATAGTGAAAGGGTAACTAAGTCTTGCAAGAGATGAAGTACGCAAGACCTTGGCCAAATTAATAgtttactaaattataattgCAATAATTACATACAACTTGGGGAAACAATCCTTACactataaaaagaataaaaattttattattttctattaggcctgaataaaataatatttttcttattatttaatttaaaaaactcaCCTAATTATTGACTataacttacaaaaaaaaaaaaaaaaaaaaggttccCAAGTTAAAAGACACATGtactttaattaatataattgagGTGAAGAACAAAGAAGGGAAGAATGATACAATAGCATGTATACATGAAggttaaaacataatttatattttcatacaaTGTAATGGTGCGAGAAAATTAACCACTCGTTACCAAGgcttagagagagaaattgatttTAGCGAATTGCATTCAGAAACAATTAAGTACTGTAATTCTTTGATTTTTGAGGATTCGAGATGACATCTTCATCATGCATGAATCAATTTAAATATGCAACTTATATTAATATCTTCATCATGAGTCAATTTAAATATGTaacttatattaataatatggatattatgaaattatatcaatttttaAGATTTGgattatataattaagaagTATGAAAATTTCGATTGCAAATGGATCTCTACTCCATTCATTTTAATTAAGAttcagtttttaaaaataaaaacttgcgATCATTTAGtgttatatgtttttatttccaaaattctgaaaaaaaaaaaagaacgaaAGGAAGAAAATATGACAAGGAATTCAATTGGTCCCTAATTAAGAGTTGTCAATTTGTGAGTCTAGAAAATGAACTAAAATACAAGAGCaatcatacatacatatatgacaaaattctaagaaaaaaaaaggcagAAAATATGTCAAGGAATTCAATTGGGCCCTAAACTCTAGAAAATGAACTAAAATACGAGAGCAATTATACATATATgacaaaattctaaaataaaaggaacacaatggaaaaatatgacaAGGAATTCAATTGGGCCCTAACTAAGAATTGTCAATTTGTGTGACTCTAGAAAATGAACTAAAATGCAAGGGCAATCATACATACATGATAAGATTGTGAAAAATCTAAATAGATTTAAGTAACATGTCGGCCTAAAATTTCCTTAAATCATTTTACATTCATCatgttgaagaaattgaatTAGTCCGCACGTCTCACTTTGTCAAAACACAGATAAATGTATGGCctctttctaaaatttttcaaatgtCCAAGaacaaatttagtaaattttttaaatacttagtATAAGACTTAATTATAATCTTACGATATTATAATTGATGGGATTAATTTCACGTACTTATAATTATGATTGAGCGAGACAAATGATTCAAATTTATAGaccaataataaaattatctaaTATTAATGATCACACAAGACACTCAGGTTGAAgtctaaatacaataataatcaattattattattattattaagatataataataaatttataacatcaCTTTAGATATTTCGTTCTAAGACGGTGTTATTGGggaattgaataaatttttcaaagtgaAATGAAGtgttgatattttattcatctataaaatattaattattaagtattAACTACTAAATCTTAAATACAAAACTTTGACATGTAGGTGTGACGTtcctttcaaaattttcttattcccaacattataattttctttggcGATGGTTTAGACATCGGATACCCTTCTGAAGAAAGGGTATCCAAATCTCTTTCACACTGACAATGACAACATGCCAACTGCACAGCGTTGATCTAAATGAAATTCAATAGCTTTTACAGGTTATCATTAATGTTAGCGCAATCAATGATCGTCAGGAGTGGCTTCGTATTTAATGTTTCATTAAAGTACTTATATTAGAATTCATAATTAGGCAGTGTTTAATTTACAATCGTTTTGACTGTTAAGCAaaccaaaagaaattaaattctattatatatatatatatatatatgttaataataattCCACATGCATGGAAGCCTTCAGTATCACACATGCAAGGTTGGCCCTGGTGTTCAGGATCTGTGTGTCGtcaattttatatcaattaattggaatttggaagcttgtggataaaaaataataataataaattggaCCGAAAAGTGCAATAATTGCGTAATGAAATTGAAATCTCTCCACGAGGTGGAAGCCTATAGATAACAATTGACTGGGTAGATAGCCAAGATGACAAATATACAGAGACACAGAGATGATAGCTAGATCTGTATTCGACAAGAATTAATTAGAGCTTGAATATTATAATTCATGTATTTAATTCCTAGAGGGTTCTTTCGCCAGTTGTTTCAAGAGAGCATCACATATTTCCAAGTCCCTCCCGTGACAGTAATGATTCAGCCATCAAATGGTCCgataattttaatgaaataatataataataataataagacaaaaggataaaatatatgtgcttttgtttcatttcatgtaattaattaatataattcgGTTGAAAAATATACAAGTTTTCAATAATAGAGCGACCACACACtctatatatacaagaaaggTCTTGTACATTAATTCTGAACcaaaacttgaattttttgtCTCTTCCGACggacaaaacaagaaaaaaaaaatcaaagaacatAAATGTTATCTAGCTCTAAATGTTCAAATATATTAGTAATTAGTTAAATGATTAAATCAGCTCAAATATCTTTATTTTAGTGTTAAGTTTACTAGGGCTTAGGACGAACATAACCAACAACAGTATAGTAGGTCTGAATCACGGCGAGAACCAGAAGAACAATTGCGGCCAATACCGAGATGAACGACCAAGGGCTGCTAAAGTAAGTGTACACAAATCCCGCCCAGTACACGTGCCAATTGTTCTTGTAATACTGGTTCACATCGTTGAACAGATTCGCCAGATAACTCTGATCGATGTCGAAACTCACATCTTTCCCCAGATTGTTGATCAAGTTGGCCACCTCAAGGTCGGTCCCAAAGTAATTCTCGATGATGCTTCGCTCACAGAGATAACCCACATCTTTAGAAGTATTCATCAAGCAATCCAAGAGAGTCGCATAAGTTGTGAAATGGGTCGAACAGTTCTTGTGACACTGCTCGAACGCGATGCAATTGATCATGAAGCAGCTCATGAAATCGTCAATGGCGATCTTCGGCATCTCGATCACGCCGCGTTTGAACTTCACCACCAGGAAGCTGTCTTCCTTCCTTCCCGGCCGGAGCTGGATTCCGGCGCGGCGCAGGTTGGAGATGCTCTGGATTACGTGGGATGGCACGCCGTTACTGGCTTTCGGCTTGTTTTCCTCCTGCGGAAGGAAGGTTGATCGGAGAAGATCGAGTAGGTGTTTCGGTTGAAGGCCGGTGTATTTTCCGATGACGTGCTCTGGCCGTTGCAGCGAGTAGTTGAAGAAATCCAGAGCCAATTGGGTCAGAGAGTGGCCAGATTTTTCCCCCGGCATCTGTGATAAATCGAACAGGCGCTGGAGAATGAAAAAAGGGACCTGATTCTCCAGTCGGATTAAATCTCTCGAGAAAAACGAATAAACCCACGACATAGATATAAACGGATCGTCTCTCTCGAAGGGAACCACCTTTCCGATCTTCCGCAAAAGCTCGATCAGGAAGCAGCCATCCAGGACCAACATCTCGATGAATTCATTCGCGTCTAAACTTAAAGTCTCGGAATAACACTCTCTGGCTCTCATTTCGAGCGGCTGTATGGCTGTCAAGCAGTCTTCCAAGCTTAAGCCTTTGCTCTGCGTGCGGTTGAGCATGCCGCCGAGGAAGCGCCATTTGTGCTCCTGGATGGTCTCGAGGTGAGGCTCGCCGCGGTGGAGGGGACCGATGGAGACGACGTGGGGCTGGTAGGATCGGCCATTGATGTCGATTAGGGTTTGGGGGACTCTGAAGATGCAGCAGGAGCTCCGGCCGGCAGAGAGGCTGAGGAGCTTCGGCTTGGTCGAGATCTTCTGCTGCATAGCAGCTAACCTGTCTTTGTTGACTTCCCAGACTTGGATTACGTGATCGGCTTCATTTCCGGCTGAATTGCTCCCCATCTCTGAAACCAGAGCAGAAAGGGCTCTTCAATGGCCGGAGGAATTAAAGAATTTGATGCAGTGAAcgtgaagaagaggaggaggaagtaGATGTGGGTAGAAGAGACGAGAATAGATATTTAGATAGTGGATATAAGGATGACTATTCAAAGTCAAATTCGCATATGCATGCCATTTTGACTTTaaaactttataatttttaaaataatacaaaagccacccccccccccccccccccccaatcccATTATTCATTTGAtctgcagagagagagagagagagagagagagagagagagggggggggcgGGGAGGGGTGGATGAGGTTTGACGGTGATCTTTTCCTtatcaaaatcacaaaattatatattattgtgaTTCAAAAGTTAgttaaaaaaaacttttacaAAAAATCGCCATGGATTGTCTTGGGACTTTGAAAAGGTCAAAGTTAATTGGTATGACGTGTCCTCCTAGTTTACTACCTTCCGATCGATGTGCTTCCGTGACTCAACTTGACCAATTAAATCCAATTCGAGTCATCTTACCGTTGTTTCATGGTAAGTTCAAGTCATGCCTAGGTCTTAAgattttaaatcaatttcaagtttcAATGATGTGTCTTTCATTCCATCGTTTACTAAAGGTAGTCTACAGacgtttgttaatcaatatatgAGTTAAAAAAGTCAAGATGTGAAATGCATCTCGAATTTCTATTCTTTCCAACatatttgttaagcttatctaactatttttagaaaaatcattaatgatctcttatcttaatttttcaagatatgATTGTTCTTCTCCTTCAagataagtatattttgatttttataaataaaaaaaaatgacatttgtgtcctttagtgtattttaaaaaatttaataaatagtttgataaaaattttagttcaaaaatcatttcgattttatcttaattatcccttattttactcattttaacaaacgctgtCTTACTAAATCTTAAATGATGCAATTGCGAAATGTTTCCAAATTTAAAATACAGCACATTATAAAGAGCATCTATTATTTGTTCCAATGAATGCTTTATTTGATATGAATATAAAGAGTatctattactttttttttttacttatattgaatatccattttatttaaaaattatatgatattttcTCATAAGGCTACATAAAAATGGGGTACccactaaattttataaaattataggaaatttctaattaatgaaatttgataAACTTTTTAAcatgtgatggatacatattattattatttgataaaacATAAGATGGCGAGCTTATCGTAAAATTAATGTTTGGCAGTATCTATGTGCTTGAACAACAACTGGATGCTAAAGCCCAAATGGCCACAATTGAATATAGGCTTGTTGGGCTGCAAGCCCCATCTGTTCAAGACCCATCTTAAAATAGCATATTCCTGGTTCGTGGGCTCACTTTGATTTGCCTAGTTCTGGCCCAATGGCCCAATAATAAAtggatataatatataaatataactacGTTTATACATATAAATGGATATGTAATTAGTATACAAagagatataaaaattaaaccatCATCAATGACGCTAACACTGTTATGGTCTTAATTCCTCATTTCGTTAATGGGTATTGGTGTCATT is a window encoding:
- the LOC127789036 gene encoding UPF0481 protein At3g47200-like, producing the protein MGSNSAGNEADHVIQVWEVNKDRLAAMQQKISTKPKLLSLSAGRSSCCIFRVPQTLIDINGRSYQPHVVSIGPLHRGEPHLETIQEHKWRFLGGMLNRTQSKGLSLEDCLTAIQPLEMRARECYSETLSLDANEFIEMLVLDGCFLIELLRKIGKVVPFERDDPFISMSWVYSFFSRDLIRLENQVPFFILQRLFDLSQMPGEKSGHSLTQLALDFFNYSLQRPEHVIGKYTGLQPKHLLDLLRSTFLPQEENKPKASNGVPSHVIQSISNLRRAGIQLRPGRKEDSFLVVKFKRGVIEMPKIAIDDFMSCFMINCIAFEQCHKNCSTHFTTYATLLDCLMNTSKDVGYLCERSIIENYFGTDLEVANLINNLGKDVSFDIDQSYLANLFNDVNQYYKNNWHVYWAGFVYTYFSSPWSFISVLAAIVLLVLAVIQTYYTVVGYVRPKP